One Novipirellula galeiformis genomic region harbors:
- a CDS encoding DUF7133 domain-containing protein yields the protein MKSMLYSFRVFVGICGVIAIAIASNSIAMAQPTPRATNEQVNMFHLPDGFEIQLVLSDPDIGQPMNLNFDARGRLWLTHSIEYPYPAKSEGVEPNRGQFSGGGENPPRDRLTVVEIGPRGAAKRITHFASGLNIPIGNVPLGDGDEALVYAIPSIFHVIDHDHDGQADVKTTRYTRFGNIDVHGNASSFTRGLDGWVYGCHGFSNHSEITDTNGNVVRLHSGNTYRFREDGSHFELLTQGQVNPFGMTFDPWGNLFNSDCHSKPVYQLLRGATYPQFGGTPPPIGYGPTMIDHLHGSTGICGPAFYAAEHFPEEYRNNLFICNPVTGRVHRDALKPFGSTLLCQTQPDFITSDDPWFRPVDAMVGPDGALYIADFCNLVIGHYEAPLDHPDRDRTHGRVWRVVYQGDAKSPVELSPTDLTQLSPHELVDRLSDPNLQVRTLATHYLVDSPNEESLRLVRDAVASSEMATARAHGLWVLERTGSLDDELLKRLANDPAAIVRTHLLKMLAERNSWTTTESSLVLNALHDRDAFVQRAAVDALGRHPSSDNVQPILKTWATTPNEDTHLIHTLRLSLRDHLLSESVVTGLTLESIEGDLRERLTEVSAVTDGTVAADLSLSLLETTTDWETSVDRIAVQIGNHGSDAQIARMISIVTRRFADDTHSQFEILSKIAKGMQNKGSAVEQSASLRTWMSELAPKLLSQLTSQPAQWANHQVPGIAASESPWGIRQRNSADGNSQALFWDSISAGETLTGILRSRAFIVPRQIQFWMAGHNGAPGSPESPKNLIRLVDLESGQPLAEQTPPRSDVAVRYTWDLSQHAGHTAVIEIVDAHQADAYAWIAVGRISPAVVTIAEDNSSDRIIELVGEFKLSEHGRLIASLLGDVNQPPQIRKRAMTSSLRVSDAASIVPILFGILTANDEANELHVAASETLANLDNEAAQHALARGLETSPYELQRVITAGLTRTSFGIDLLLSRISQGKGSPRLLLDGRISELIQRNATPEQKTRVAEITRDLPREDAQTTQRLAELRERMRHHASPPRAAEGEVVFKQHCATCHQIAGQGGVVGPQLDGVGNRGIDRLLEDVIDPNRNVDVAFRMTQILTLNGNILTGLLRREEGDRVVLADQTGQEFSLAIDEIEQRQHSTESLMPANFSETMTIQQIQDVIAYLLTQQPTTLQTGE from the coding sequence ATGAAGTCAATGCTTTACTCGTTTCGTGTTTTCGTAGGGATCTGCGGTGTGATTGCCATTGCGATCGCGTCGAATTCGATCGCAATGGCGCAACCCACGCCCCGGGCGACCAACGAGCAGGTGAACATGTTTCATTTGCCCGACGGTTTTGAAATTCAATTGGTGCTGAGTGATCCCGACATCGGCCAGCCGATGAACTTGAATTTCGATGCGCGAGGGCGGCTGTGGTTGACGCATTCCATCGAATATCCCTATCCCGCAAAAAGCGAGGGAGTCGAACCGAACCGCGGGCAATTTTCCGGTGGTGGCGAAAACCCGCCACGCGATCGATTGACCGTCGTCGAAATCGGCCCCCGAGGCGCAGCCAAGCGGATCACTCACTTTGCCAGTGGGCTAAACATTCCGATCGGCAACGTTCCGCTCGGCGACGGCGACGAGGCTCTCGTCTACGCCATTCCTTCGATCTTTCACGTCATCGATCACGATCACGATGGACAAGCGGATGTGAAAACGACCCGGTACACGCGTTTTGGGAACATCGATGTCCATGGCAACGCAAGCTCCTTCACCCGAGGATTGGATGGCTGGGTTTATGGTTGTCACGGTTTTTCAAACCACAGTGAAATTACGGACACCAACGGGAATGTAGTGAGACTACATTCGGGGAATACGTACCGATTTCGCGAGGATGGATCGCACTTTGAACTGCTGACCCAGGGCCAAGTCAATCCGTTTGGAATGACGTTCGATCCCTGGGGGAACTTATTTAATTCCGACTGCCACTCCAAGCCGGTCTATCAACTGCTACGAGGTGCCACGTATCCGCAATTCGGTGGCACACCGCCGCCGATTGGATACGGCCCCACGATGATCGATCATCTACATGGATCGACGGGAATTTGCGGCCCCGCGTTTTACGCCGCAGAGCATTTCCCCGAGGAATACCGCAACAATCTATTTATCTGCAACCCCGTGACGGGACGGGTGCATCGCGACGCACTAAAGCCGTTTGGCTCTACCCTGCTGTGCCAGACGCAGCCCGACTTCATCACCAGCGATGATCCTTGGTTTCGTCCCGTCGATGCGATGGTGGGCCCCGACGGAGCATTGTACATCGCCGACTTTTGCAATTTGGTGATTGGACATTACGAAGCCCCGCTGGATCATCCCGATCGTGATCGCACGCATGGACGGGTTTGGCGAGTCGTTTATCAAGGCGACGCCAAGTCGCCAGTCGAATTGAGCCCAACGGATCTGACGCAATTGTCCCCCCACGAGCTTGTCGATCGATTGTCCGATCCGAACTTGCAAGTACGAACGCTAGCCACCCACTATTTGGTCGATAGCCCTAACGAAGAATCGCTCCGTCTGGTCCGCGATGCGGTTGCGTCGAGCGAAATGGCAACCGCGCGGGCTCATGGTTTGTGGGTGCTTGAGCGAACGGGATCTCTTGACGATGAATTACTTAAACGACTTGCCAACGATCCCGCCGCGATCGTACGAACCCACTTGTTAAAAATGCTGGCCGAGCGAAATAGCTGGACCACAACCGAATCGTCATTAGTGCTAAACGCATTGCACGACAGAGACGCATTTGTGCAACGTGCGGCCGTCGATGCATTGGGGCGACATCCCTCCAGCGATAACGTCCAACCGATACTAAAAACGTGGGCAACGACACCTAACGAAGACACCCATCTCATTCACACGCTGCGGCTCTCGCTGCGCGATCATCTGCTCAGCGAATCGGTCGTCACCGGGTTAACGCTGGAATCGATTGAGGGTGATCTTCGCGAGCGGTTGACGGAGGTATCGGCGGTGACCGACGGAACAGTCGCCGCCGATCTAAGCCTAAGCCTGCTAGAAACCACAACCGATTGGGAAACATCGGTTGATCGAATCGCGGTACAAATCGGCAACCACGGATCCGACGCCCAAATCGCAAGGATGATCTCGATCGTAACGCGGCGATTCGCGGACGATACCCACTCCCAATTCGAGATCCTTTCGAAAATAGCCAAAGGAATGCAGAACAAGGGTTCTGCAGTTGAGCAATCCGCATCGCTCCGCACTTGGATGTCCGAGCTTGCGCCGAAATTGCTTAGCCAACTTACGTCCCAACCCGCCCAGTGGGCCAATCACCAAGTTCCGGGGATCGCAGCGTCAGAATCTCCGTGGGGAATTCGCCAGCGAAATTCGGCGGACGGGAATTCGCAAGCTTTGTTTTGGGACAGCATCAGCGCAGGCGAAACCTTAACGGGAATCTTGCGAAGTCGGGCGTTTATCGTTCCAAGACAAATTCAATTTTGGATGGCTGGCCACAACGGTGCCCCCGGTTCGCCAGAGAGTCCAAAGAACTTGATCCGATTAGTCGATCTTGAATCGGGCCAGCCCCTTGCGGAACAAACGCCACCGCGCAGCGATGTTGCCGTGCGGTACACCTGGGATTTGTCACAACACGCCGGTCACACCGCGGTCATCGAAATTGTCGATGCGCATCAAGCCGATGCCTACGCTTGGATCGCGGTCGGCCGAATCAGCCCCGCGGTCGTGACCATCGCCGAGGACAACTCGAGTGACCGAATCATCGAACTCGTGGGCGAGTTTAAACTGAGCGAACATGGTCGCTTGATTGCATCGCTACTGGGCGATGTGAATCAGCCGCCTCAAATCCGCAAACGAGCGATGACCAGCTCGTTGCGTGTGAGCGACGCGGCATCGATCGTCCCGATCCTATTTGGGATTTTGACTGCGAACGACGAAGCGAACGAGCTTCATGTGGCCGCATCGGAAACGCTGGCGAATCTCGATAACGAAGCGGCACAGCACGCACTCGCTCGTGGTCTGGAAACGTCTCCGTATGAACTTCAGCGAGTGATCACGGCGGGGCTCACTCGAACGTCGTTCGGAATTGACTTGCTGTTAAGCCGCATTTCGCAGGGCAAGGGGTCACCTCGATTGCTGCTTGACGGTCGAATTTCCGAATTGATTCAGCGCAACGCAACGCCGGAGCAAAAGACACGAGTCGCCGAGATCACACGCGACTTACCACGTGAAGACGCCCAAACGACTCAGCGGCTCGCCGAATTGCGTGAACGAATGCGACACCATGCTTCGCCCCCCCGAGCCGCCGAGGGTGAAGTCGTATTCAAGCAACATTGTGCCACGTGTCACCAGATCGCAGGCCAGGGGGGCGTCGTGGGGCCGCAGCTTGATGGCGTCGGAAACCGAGGCATCGATCGCTTGCTCGAAGACGTGATCGATCCGAATCGGAACGTCGATGTGGCGTTCCGAATGACGCAAATCCTGACGCTCAATGGCAATATTCTCACCGGTTTACTGCGGCGTGAGGAGGGCGATCGGGTGGTGTTGGCGGACCAAACCGGCCAGGAATTCTCGCTGGCAATCGACGAGATTGAACAGCGTCAACATTCGACCGAGTCGCTGATGCCAGCGAATTTCTCGGAAACGATGACGATTCAGCAAATCCAGGATGTCATAGCCTACTTGCTGACTCAGCAACCTACGACGTTGCAAACGGGCGAATGA
- a CDS encoding aspartate kinase, giving the protein MSLIVQKFGGTSVADVEKIRAAARKAIRAQQQGHRVVMVVSAMGKNTDVLLKLASDVSPNPPAREMDMLVSTGEQVSVALVAMAIDALGSKAVSLTGGQIGMKTDDSFSKARIQSISTERIERLLDEGNIVVAAGFQGIDDDLNITTLGRGGSDTTAVALASVLGADACEIYTDVDGVYTTDPRLLPEARRVDVISYDEMLELASLGSGVMHNRSIEFAKKFNVPIHVRSSFSDMQGTMIVTETESQTASVCGAAMTPNEARVTVLGVPDVPGKSLQIFSAIAAQKIAVDMVVQDIGLQGRADISFTVREEDLQTTLKTLKEVLPEVGAHAVTYDDQVSKVSVVGGNMAKQTNVASTMFRALADANVNIQMITTSEIKISTLVPRSQADAALRAVHHAFTLHEKPEDAKSWDQIRSERGNRADVDALISRLQADVLEALTLTGISLTKSQARVTLHGVPDKPGIAADIFETIGEAGVFVDMIVQGYDGEDGSTSISFTIHQDAIERSLEVTHQVCKKHGMRDFQSGTDISKITVSGIGLRSHTQVGTILFKQLADLGINIEMIGTSELQVNAVVATEKVEAATERLKKAFAASLESAAG; this is encoded by the coding sequence ATGTCACTGATCGTTCAAAAGTTTGGCGGTACCAGCGTCGCTGATGTCGAAAAGATCCGCGCCGCGGCACGCAAAGCCATTCGTGCCCAGCAACAAGGTCATCGCGTGGTGATGGTCGTTAGCGCGATGGGCAAGAATACGGACGTGCTGTTAAAGCTGGCCAGCGATGTCAGTCCCAATCCCCCAGCGCGTGAAATGGACATGCTGGTCAGCACGGGGGAACAGGTCAGCGTCGCCTTGGTGGCGATGGCGATCGATGCCCTGGGCTCCAAGGCCGTCAGTTTGACGGGAGGCCAGATCGGCATGAAAACCGACGATAGCTTCAGCAAAGCACGCATCCAATCGATTTCCACCGAGCGGATCGAGCGTTTGTTGGACGAAGGAAACATCGTCGTCGCCGCCGGTTTTCAAGGCATTGATGATGATTTGAATATCACCACGCTGGGACGCGGTGGTAGCGATACGACCGCCGTCGCATTGGCCTCGGTGCTCGGCGCCGATGCCTGTGAGATCTACACCGATGTCGATGGCGTTTACACCACCGACCCGCGATTGTTGCCCGAGGCGCGTCGTGTCGATGTGATTAGCTACGATGAAATGCTCGAGCTCGCCAGTCTCGGGTCGGGCGTGATGCACAATCGCAGTATCGAGTTTGCCAAGAAATTTAATGTTCCAATCCACGTCCGCAGCAGTTTTTCGGACATGCAAGGGACCATGATTGTGACCGAAACCGAATCGCAAACCGCGTCGGTTTGCGGAGCGGCGATGACCCCCAACGAAGCCCGGGTCACCGTGCTCGGTGTCCCCGACGTGCCCGGGAAAAGTCTGCAGATCTTCTCGGCCATTGCGGCCCAAAAGATCGCCGTCGATATGGTGGTCCAAGACATCGGGTTGCAGGGACGTGCGGACATCTCCTTTACCGTTCGCGAAGAGGATCTGCAAACCACGCTCAAGACACTGAAGGAAGTGTTGCCCGAGGTCGGTGCTCACGCGGTCACTTATGACGACCAAGTCTCCAAGGTCTCGGTGGTTGGAGGCAATATGGCCAAGCAAACCAACGTGGCATCGACCATGTTTCGAGCGCTGGCCGATGCGAATGTCAATATTCAGATGATCACGACCAGCGAAATCAAGATTTCGACCCTCGTGCCCCGTTCCCAGGCCGATGCGGCTCTGCGAGCCGTCCATCACGCGTTCACGCTGCATGAAAAGCCCGAAGACGCAAAATCGTGGGACCAAATTCGCTCCGAACGTGGTAATCGCGCCGATGTCGATGCATTGATCAGTCGCTTGCAAGCGGACGTGCTCGAGGCGCTGACGTTGACGGGAATTTCCCTCACCAAGTCACAAGCGCGTGTGACGTTGCACGGCGTTCCCGATAAGCCAGGAATTGCCGCGGACATCTTCGAGACGATCGGCGAGGCCGGCGTCTTTGTCGACATGATCGTGCAAGGTTATGACGGGGAAGATGGTTCGACGAGCATAAGCTTTACCATCCACCAAGATGCGATCGAACGTAGTTTGGAGGTCACCCATCAAGTTTGTAAGAAACACGGGATGCGCGATTTCCAAAGCGGTACCGATATTTCCAAGATTACCGTCAGCGGGATTGGGCTGCGTAGCCACACGCAAGTGGGAACGATTCTGTTCAAGCAGCTGGCCGATCTGGGCATTAATATCGAGATGATCGGAACGAGTGAGTTGCAGGTCAATGCGGTCGTTGCGACCGAAAAGGTGGAAGCGGCGACCGAGCGACTCAAGAAAGCGTTCGCGGCTTCCTTGGAGTCCGCAGCGGGATAA
- a CDS encoding sialate O-acetylesterase, translating into MKQTLTFILFLLLPTPLLSAADLRLASVFSDHMVLQREQSVPVWGVADAGESITVKFANQTQTTTADKNGKWIIELDSMKANAEPQSLIVQSNKEQPNKEQRRVELTDVLVGEVWLASGQSNMEWEMQRKPDSKADIPNSTHPNLRLFAVPLTTALTPQDHVEANWTRSSPETSASFSAIGYYFGLRLHEELGVPVGMIQSAWGGTRIEPWTSVEGVEAVPTLKSEADRIRSQTPGTPAYRKSQEAHLQQVQQWTESLSSALDHNQAAPPLPTQPATLTKSAATPTTLYNAMIHPLVPMAIRGAIWYQGEANRKDGLGYVDKKKALLASWRNAFKQPELPFYFVQIAPYQYSDEDPEMLARFWVAQRECMKIPHTGMSVITDIAELKDIHPQHKKEVARRLSLWALADTYDQVGIDPSGPLYENHKVDGATIRVTFNHADSGLASRGRKPLTDFEIAGIDGNFHPATATIDGNQIVVQSANVPEPKAVRFGWNKLAMPNLMDKDGLPACSFHTHWPIDPSLGDNVALGCTWESSDPNVSGWNTGLTDGVWGNRSPECFATGKSEEFPKSVTIDLKKPQPINLVRFGVPDVGSTKTVAISVSHDGKTFQEVGSHSFGQGKAERAVASFDDTEAKYVRLTFQDHHAPLAGGYSNAYAFTSEVEVYQAK; encoded by the coding sequence ATGAAACAAACCCTCACCTTCATTCTATTCCTGCTCCTCCCCACCCCGCTGCTCTCCGCAGCGGACCTCAGGCTCGCATCGGTGTTCTCAGATCACATGGTGCTGCAACGAGAACAAAGTGTCCCGGTATGGGGCGTCGCAGACGCTGGCGAATCGATCACCGTCAAGTTTGCAAACCAAACCCAAACCACCACGGCGGATAAGAACGGCAAGTGGATCATCGAACTGGATTCGATGAAGGCCAATGCTGAACCTCAATCGTTGATCGTCCAGTCCAATAAAGAACAACCCAATAAAGAACAACGCCGCGTTGAGCTAACCGACGTGTTGGTCGGCGAAGTTTGGTTGGCGTCGGGTCAATCGAACATGGAATGGGAAATGCAAAGGAAGCCGGATTCCAAAGCCGACATTCCTAACTCGACTCATCCCAACCTACGTCTGTTCGCCGTCCCGCTGACCACCGCACTGACGCCGCAAGACCATGTCGAAGCGAACTGGACGCGGAGCTCTCCTGAAACATCAGCCAGTTTTTCGGCGATTGGCTACTACTTTGGCTTGCGATTGCACGAGGAACTTGGCGTCCCCGTGGGCATGATCCAAAGTGCTTGGGGCGGAACACGGATCGAGCCATGGACCAGTGTGGAGGGGGTCGAAGCGGTGCCCACACTGAAGAGTGAAGCCGATCGCATTCGCTCGCAAACCCCCGGAACACCAGCGTACCGCAAATCCCAGGAAGCTCATTTACAACAAGTCCAGCAGTGGACCGAGTCGCTAAGCAGTGCGCTTGACCATAATCAAGCAGCCCCCCCGCTGCCAACCCAACCGGCAACGTTGACAAAATCCGCCGCCACCCCGACGACGCTCTACAACGCAATGATCCATCCGCTGGTACCGATGGCGATTCGTGGAGCGATTTGGTACCAGGGTGAAGCGAATCGCAAGGATGGATTGGGTTATGTCGATAAGAAAAAAGCGTTGCTCGCCTCATGGCGAAATGCGTTCAAACAGCCTGAGTTGCCATTCTACTTCGTGCAAATCGCACCCTATCAATATAGCGATGAGGATCCTGAGATGCTGGCCCGTTTTTGGGTTGCTCAGCGTGAATGCATGAAGATTCCCCACACCGGGATGTCGGTGATTACCGACATTGCCGAACTCAAAGACATCCACCCGCAACACAAAAAGGAAGTCGCGCGACGATTGTCGCTGTGGGCGTTGGCCGATACGTACGATCAAGTGGGCATCGACCCGAGCGGTCCCCTTTATGAAAACCACAAAGTCGACGGCGCGACGATCCGCGTGACATTCAACCATGCCGATTCGGGACTCGCGTCGCGTGGCCGCAAACCGTTGACCGATTTCGAGATTGCCGGCATCGACGGAAACTTTCACCCAGCGACCGCGACGATCGACGGCAATCAAATCGTCGTTCAATCGGCGAATGTGCCCGAACCCAAAGCGGTGCGGTTTGGTTGGAACAAACTGGCAATGCCCAATTTGATGGACAAAGACGGGTTGCCCGCATGCTCGTTTCACACGCATTGGCCCATCGACCCTTCACTCGGTGACAACGTTGCACTGGGATGCACTTGGGAATCGAGTGACCCGAACGTTTCGGGTTGGAACACGGGGTTGACCGATGGAGTTTGGGGCAACCGTAGCCCTGAATGTTTTGCCACAGGTAAAAGCGAAGAGTTCCCCAAGTCGGTCACCATCGACTTGAAAAAACCTCAACCGATCAATCTTGTTCGCTTTGGTGTTCCCGATGTGGGTTCAACCAAAACCGTGGCGATTTCGGTTAGTCACGATGGGAAGACGTTTCAGGAGGTGGGATCGCATTCGTTTGGACAAGGCAAAGCCGAGCGGGCGGTCGCGTCGTTTGACGACACCGAAGCGAAATACGTGCGTCTGACCTTCCAGGACCATCACGCTCCCTTGGCGGGCGGCTACAGCAACGCGTACGCTTTCACCAGCGAAGTCGAAGTCTACCAAGCGAAATAG
- a CDS encoding Gfo/Idh/MocA family protein, which produces MKSQISRRDALKTTTAAAAGMAFYHGALPRRISAAESPNEKLNLACIGVGGRGTANVNGVSSQNLVAMVDVDESRAAGSFKKYASPERFTDYRKMLDKLGKDLDGVVISTPDHTHFHIAYASMQLGLHTYLEKPLAHDVWETRTLTDYARENKLATQLGNQRHAMPNMHRVVELIQSGAIGKVNEVHCWIGGSRGMPAIPEDTPPVPAGLDYELWVGPAEKRPYHPSFCPYGWRFWWDYGTGETGNWGCHILDIPYWSLGLRYPSHIDASGPEVDAERTPKSMHVTYRFDQTNQNSPLDLHWYHGTPEVLAQRGISGKGHNTLFIGDDGMLLSGFDKHELLPEEKFADFKRPEKSVPDSPGFYNEWIAACKGGDAATCNFDYSGPMAETVLLGNVAYRTGGFDWNAKTLSAGNNTKAQSLIQTAYRKGWEIA; this is translated from the coding sequence ATGAAATCACAAATCTCTCGGCGCGACGCCCTTAAAACCACAACCGCTGCTGCCGCCGGGATGGCCTTTTATCACGGTGCCTTGCCGCGCCGCATCTCCGCGGCCGAAAGCCCTAATGAAAAATTGAACCTCGCCTGCATCGGCGTCGGCGGCCGGGGTACCGCCAATGTGAATGGCGTCAGCTCTCAGAATTTGGTCGCAATGGTCGATGTCGACGAGAGCCGAGCGGCGGGTTCGTTCAAAAAATACGCGTCGCCGGAGCGTTTTACCGACTATCGCAAAATGCTCGACAAGCTCGGCAAGGATCTCGATGGCGTCGTGATCAGCACGCCCGATCACACGCACTTTCATATCGCTTATGCGTCGATGCAGTTGGGACTGCACACCTATCTGGAAAAACCGCTGGCCCACGACGTTTGGGAAACCCGCACGCTGACCGACTATGCTCGCGAAAACAAGCTTGCGACTCAATTAGGAAATCAACGCCACGCGATGCCCAACATGCACCGCGTCGTCGAGCTGATTCAAAGCGGCGCGATTGGCAAGGTCAACGAGGTGCACTGCTGGATCGGCGGCAGCCGCGGCATGCCAGCGATTCCCGAGGACACTCCCCCCGTCCCTGCGGGGCTCGATTACGAACTTTGGGTAGGTCCCGCAGAAAAACGTCCCTACCACCCCTCCTTCTGTCCCTATGGATGGCGTTTCTGGTGGGACTACGGAACTGGCGAAACCGGCAACTGGGGCTGCCATATCCTGGACATCCCGTATTGGTCATTGGGGCTGCGATACCCGAGTCACATCGACGCCAGCGGTCCTGAGGTGGACGCCGAGCGAACGCCCAAATCGATGCACGTCACCTATCGCTTTGACCAAACGAATCAAAACAGTCCCTTGGATCTGCATTGGTACCACGGCACGCCCGAGGTGCTTGCCCAGCGTGGGATCTCTGGCAAAGGCCATAACACGCTGTTCATTGGCGATGACGGAATGTTGTTATCCGGATTTGACAAACACGAGTTGCTGCCTGAAGAGAAATTCGCCGATTTCAAACGGCCTGAGAAATCAGTGCCCGACTCGCCGGGTTTCTACAACGAGTGGATCGCCGCGTGCAAGGGCGGCGACGCAGCGACCTGCAACTTCGATTACTCCGGCCCGATGGCCGAGACGGTATTGCTTGGCAATGTTGCCTACCGTACGGGCGGATTCGATTGGAACGCCAAAACGCTGTCCGCCGGCAACAACACCAAGGCTCAATCACTGATCCAAACCGCCTACCGCAAAGGCTGGGAAATCGCCTAA
- a CDS encoding cofactor-independent phosphoglycerate mutase gives MKYVIIIPDGCADEPIEALGGRTPLQAAHLPALDRLASQGSLALANNTPAHLPAGSEVANLCLLGYDPDVYFTGRAPLEAAAQGITLGEHDWAVRCNLVTIEDQTMVDFTADHISSEEGAELLRAAQAELLAKAAAAGDVMASRFEFVPGVSYRNLLIYRGDASTPAPFSSDTRSQAPHDLTDLSVANDFPRGPGSEWLVRLMSESEELFASHPVNQKRIAEGKRPATHLWLWGLGGAPQLPSFHQRYGINGAMITAVDLLRGIAALVGWPRIEVAGATGYLDTDYEAKGRAAVEALEQYDVVCVHIEAPDEASHEGRHDEKIKALQSIDKSIVAPLCEALAKHGDYRILVTPDHPTFCSTKKHTHGMVPLLMAGTGIDADSQTSYDEITAEASGRRFDHGWDLMDAFIKL, from the coding sequence ATGAAATATGTGATCATTATTCCTGACGGCTGTGCGGACGAACCCATCGAAGCGCTCGGTGGCCGCACTCCCCTGCAAGCCGCCCATTTGCCCGCACTGGATCGCTTGGCATCGCAAGGCTCGTTGGCGCTGGCTAACAATACGCCGGCGCATTTGCCCGCCGGCAGCGAGGTCGCCAACCTCTGTTTGCTCGGCTACGACCCCGATGTCTATTTCACCGGGCGTGCCCCCTTAGAAGCCGCCGCGCAAGGCATCACGCTGGGCGAACATGATTGGGCGGTGCGCTGCAATTTGGTCACGATCGAAGACCAAACGATGGTCGACTTTACCGCCGATCACATTTCCAGCGAAGAAGGGGCGGAGTTGCTGCGTGCGGCCCAGGCCGAATTGTTAGCCAAAGCCGCCGCCGCGGGCGATGTGATGGCGTCACGGTTTGAATTTGTGCCGGGCGTCAGTTATCGAAATCTGTTGATTTATCGAGGCGACGCCTCCACTCCGGCTCCCTTTTCCAGTGACACTCGATCGCAAGCCCCGCATGATTTGACCGATTTGTCGGTGGCGAACGATTTTCCACGCGGCCCGGGCAGCGAATGGTTGGTTCGTTTGATGAGTGAATCCGAGGAGCTGTTTGCCTCGCATCCGGTCAACCAAAAACGGATCGCCGAGGGCAAACGCCCGGCGACCCATCTGTGGTTGTGGGGACTCGGTGGTGCACCACAATTGCCAAGTTTTCACCAGCGTTACGGCATCAACGGAGCGATGATTACCGCCGTTGATTTGTTGCGTGGCATTGCTGCTCTAGTGGGTTGGCCGCGAATCGAGGTCGCCGGCGCCACCGGATATCTGGACACCGATTATGAAGCCAAGGGGCGCGCGGCGGTCGAAGCTTTGGAACAGTATGACGTCGTTTGCGTTCACATCGAAGCGCCCGATGAAGCTTCGCATGAAGGACGCCACGATGAAAAAATCAAGGCGCTGCAAAGCATCGACAAATCGATTGTGGCCCCGCTGTGCGAAGCCCTGGCCAAGCATGGAGATTACCGGATCTTGGTGACTCCCGATCATCCAACCTTCTGTAGCACCAAGAAACACACGCACGGGATGGTTCCGCTGTTGATGGCGGGGACCGGAATCGATGCCGATTCACAGACCAGCTATGACGAGATTACAGCGGAGGCGAGTGGCCGCCGATTCGATCACGGTTGGGATCTGATGGACGCGTTTATTAAGCTCTAA